A window of Hemibagrus wyckioides isolate EC202008001 linkage group LG03, SWU_Hwy_1.0, whole genome shotgun sequence contains these coding sequences:
- the LOC131351142 gene encoding core histone macro-H2A.2 translates to MSARGGKKKTTKLSRSSRAGVIFPVGRMMRYLRTGTHKYRIGMGAPVYMAAVIEYLAAEILELAGNAARDNKKGRITPRHIKLAVANDEELNQLLRGVTISNGGVLPRIHPELLSKKRGGRVKVDSQMTAPEKTDKEVKSSKRSKKSRGKPGRKPRKSAENDKDGTNSTMEDGPGEGFTVLAAKSLFLGQKLSLAESDISKIGTIKVEGIINPTNAEIDLKDGIGNALEKAGGKDFLDAVKELRKTQGPLEVASVAVSQASGMAARFIIHCNVPQWGSEKCEDQLEKTVKNCLSAAEEKKLKSVAFPSLPTGRNGFPKQTAAQLILKAISNHFVSATTSSLKNIYFVMFDSESIGIYLQEMTKMDVK, encoded by the exons ATGTCAGccagaggaggaaaaaagaagacCACGAAGCTGTCACGCTCAAGCCGGGCTGGCGTTATCTTTCCTGTAGGGAGGATGATGAGGTACTTACGCACAGGGACTCATAAGTACCGCATCGGTATGGGCGCTCCTGTCTACATGGCAGCTGTCATTGAGTACCTGGCAG CTGAAATTTTGGAACTAGCTGGTAATGCAGCCAGAGACAACAAGAAAGGACGAATTACTCCACGGCACATTAAGTTAGCAGTGGCTAATGATGAAGAGCTTAACCAG CTTCTCAGAGGGGTTACCATATCAAATGGTGGCGTCCTGCCCCGTATCCACCCTGAGCTGCTCTCCAagaagagaggagggagagtgaaggtggactcacaGATGACGGCGCCagaaaagacagacaaagaggtCAAGAGCAGCAAGAGGTCCAAAAAGAGCAGAGGAAAACCAGGCCGTAAACCAAGG AAGAGTGCAGAGAATGACAAAGACGGAACCAACAGCACAATGGAGGATGGACCAGGAGAAGGATTTACTGTTCTTGCAGCAAAGAGTTTGTTCCTTGGACAAAAG CTATCTCTTGCAGAGAGTGACATCAGCAAAATTGGAACCATCAAAGTTGAGGGTATTATTAATCCCACAAATGCAGAGATTGATCTGAAGGATGGAATTG GTAATGCACTGGAGAAAGCTGGAGGGAAAGATTTCCTGGACGCTGTAAAAGAACTGCGGAAAACACAAGGCCCCTTGGAGGTTGCGTCAG TTGCAGTTAGCCAGGCCAGTGGGATGGCAGCACGTTTCATCATCCACTGCAATGTCCCTCAGTGGGGCTCTGAGAAGTGTGAGGATCAGCTGGAGAAGACGGTGAAGAACTGCCtgtctgctgcagaggagaagaagCTCAAATCTGTAGCCTTCCCTTCTCTACCAACTGGAAG AAACGGTTTCCCAAAGCAAACTGCAGCCCAGCTGATACTGAAGGCCATTTCGAACCATTTTGTTTCAGCAACCACGTCCTCTCTGAAGAACATTTACTTTGTGATGTTTGACAGTGAGAGCATTGGAATTTATCTGCAGGAAATGACCAAGATGGATGTCAAGTGA